The DNA sequence cggggcgtatctcgtcttgcggaaagaggactcctcgactcggctaacAATACTTTACGGTTTATTGTTTTGAATTCTTCATTGTAATTTCATATCAGTTTAGTTTccttttattctttcttttgggttgtattacgtCCGACTAGTGTTTATCTCTTGTAATCATAGAATCTCCAACaatcgcaagacgagatataACCTGTTGTTGAAGGAGTTTGGACTTAACTGAAACTTATACTTTCGAAACCTTAATACTTTTGGTTGGAGATGTCAATTGAATCGAACAGCGTCGTtgccaccaccgccgccaccATCTCTTCCACCGTGGTGACCACTGGACCGGTCAACACGTTGTCGATTCCATCGATGATGCCAACTCTCGGGCTCTATCCATCTTCATCAACTATCCCTTGGGAGTTTGTTAACCCATTTGGGCCCACTGGTGGATCCACCTTGAGTGGATCAGTTGGCTCCACTTTTAGTGGTTCCATCGGATCCTTTATTGGATCGAGTGTTGGGGCCTTCGGGTCTCACACGAGTGCTGGGGCCTTCGGGTCTCACACGGGTGGCGGTTCCTTCAGGTCCGATACGACCATGGCGGGCTTTATGCCCAACATGAATGGTGGGGCCTCTATGCCCAACCATGTTCTTGGGTCGTTCGGGGGAAACGAGATTGGTTCCTTCCATGGACCAAGTGCGGCACCATAGGCACCAAGAATGATGTCACCTGCTGAAAAGCCACCAAAATTTGGAGGATGTTGGACCAAGTGGTACCAGAAGATGTTGTTCTACTTGACAACATTGCACGTCGCCAAATTTCTCGCGGAAAATGGGCCGCCCGCGCCAAGTGATCAAGAGACGAGGCTCGAGATCATGGCAGACTATGAAGCATGGCGCAAAGGAGATTATCTTTGTAAAAATTTCACTCTAAGTGCTTTAGATGATAGTTTGTACAATGTATACTCCGTTTTAACCACATCCAAAGAGATGTGGGAAAACCTAGAAAAGAAGTACAGTATCGACAATGTTGCAGGTACAGAACATGTTGTAGTATCCAAATTTATGGACTACAAAATGGTCGACTCTCGACCAGTCATGGAACAAGTTCAAGAGTTCCAAATGATCATCCACGGACTCGTGCTTGAAGGGATGACTTTGCCCGACAACTTTGTACGGTGCATACTCATTGAGAAGCTTCCTCCTAGCTGGAAGGACTTCAAGCTCTACCTCAAGCACAAGCGAAAGAGGATGACACTTGAAGACTTGATCGTGAAACTGCGCATCGAGGCCGATGTGCGCAAAAGTGATCAGAAGGTTAAGGTTCACTTGAGGCCAAAGCCAACTTGTTGGAGCGGGACGGTCCCTCCAACAAACGGTCTTGCCCAAATCAGAAGGACAAAGGGAATGGGAAACAGCCTGCAAAGAAATTTGAAGGCGAGTGCCAAAGAAGTGTGGCAAAATTTGGCCACTTTGCCAAAGACTGTCgtagcaagaagaagaagcctTGAGAACGAGTTCAAGGACTGGGATGAAGGTGACCTCGTTGTCGTGGTCACCGAAGAAGTGAACCTTTTGGATAACAAGGGTGGTTGGTACATTGACACCGGCGTTACTGCTCATGTCTGCTCCAACAGAAGCAAGTTTGCCTCCTACATTCTTGTGGAAGGGAGGAAGATCAATATGGGGAATCAAGCATTGTCCGACGTACTCGGCATCAGAAATGTGATTCTCATGATGACGTCCGGCGTCACAATTACTTTGAAGGTTGTGTTGCAT is a window from the Salvia hispanica cultivar TCC Black 2014 chromosome 1, UniMelb_Shisp_WGS_1.0, whole genome shotgun sequence genome containing:
- the LOC125197908 gene encoding uncharacterized protein LOC125197908, with amino-acid sequence MSPAEKPPKFGGCWTKWYQKMLFYLTTLHVAKFLAENGPPAPSDQETRLEIMADYEAWRKGDYLCKNFTLSALDDSLYNVYSVLTTSKEMWENLEKKYSIDNVAGTEHVVVSKFMDYKMVDSRPVMEQVQEFQMIIHGLVLEGMTLPDNFVRCILIEKLPPSWKDFKLYLKHKRKRMTLEDLIVKLRIEADVRKSDQKVKVHLRPKPTCWSGTVPPTNGLAQIRRTKGMGNSLQRNLKASAKEVWQNLATLPKTVVARRRSLENEFKDWDEGDLVVVVTEEVNLLDNKGGWYIDTGVTAHVCSNRSKFASYILVEGRKINMGNQALSDVLGIRNVILMMTSGVTITLKVVLHVPDIRKNLVSRSILVNRGFKLVFESDRLCNRLTFQA